The stretch of DNA agagaaatcGCCAGATACGTTTCTGAATGTGATatttgtcaaagagttaaagctagtcacttgaaagtagctggtactctccaacctttatctattccatcctggaaatgggaggacatcagtatggattttatcgttggtttacccactactcctcataatcatgattctgtttgggtaatcgttgatagactcaccaagaccgctcattttattccagtacacaccacttattctgccaagaggtacgcagagatttatctcgatcagattgttcgtttacatggaattccaaagacgattatttctgatcgtgggcctcagtttatagcacgtttttgggagcaaatgcaagaatcccttggaacaaaactaattcgtagttcagcttatcatccacaaacagatgggcaaactgaacgcatcaatcaaatccttgaagacatgttaagggcatgtactattcaatatggcaagaactgggttaagtgcctagcactggcagagttttcatacaataatagttatcaatccagcttgcaaatggcaccatttgaagcattatatggtcgaaggtgtcgaactcctttgaattggtcacaagctggggaACGCAAAaattttgggccagatttagtctctgaggcagaggagcaagtcagagttatccaggttaatcttaaagcagcccaatcaagacagaaaagttatgcagacaaaagaagagatcctttacaattcgaggtaggagactttgtatatttgcgagtatctcctactaaaggtgttcaacgctttggcttaaaagggaaattagcaccccgatacatcggaccatttgaaattatcgaaacttgtggacccgttgcctaccgactccgtcttccatctcagttggccgccgttcatgatgtcttccatgtctcacaacttaggaagtgcaccagggtacctactgaaatccttgaaccacaggatatcgagattgaatccgatctatcttataaggAGTATccgatcaagattcttgacaccaaagaaagaagtactagaagggagaaagttaaaatgtacaaaatccagtggaatcagcatactgtagaagaagctacttgggagactgaaaattttctccaacgaAACTTTCCCgattttcttagaaccaatccaggtaccaagtctttgcacccttttctttctgtaatctcgggacgagattccttttaggggggaaggctgtaacaccccgggtgtaaCAGCCCAAGGGAACAGTGTCGGGTCGGGTACTGTAGCAAGACGGGTTACTGTAGCTAGAGTACTGTAGCCGAATTGGGCCGGGCCTGATGGCGGTTACTGTAGCTCGAGCACTGTAGCACGTCGGGTACTGTAGCGTCGCGACACTGTTCACCCGCGGGAATTGTCCCATACTGAAAGTTGGTTGAGAGCCAGACCAATTTAAATACCGAGTCACGGGAAGCTaattaattccggatcgatcctttttgcgcgaagcgaggacgaaagcgcaagaggattaattagtaggtgtggtttactcaacttgaagagtagatcttagccgttatcccgggccgggtcgttacagtggtatcagagccgactctcgcggtttcacgccacatacgggcagaagtgcgcggacatgagcacgggcgcgtggtcgcagatgccaccggcatgtggacgggcgcgtgTGGGCGCAGATGCGCGGGCATCGAGGATGCgccggcactggacgcacggacgtggcacagggactgttggcactggacgcacggacgtggcacatgggaccgttagcactagacgtatgggacgtggctaaagagaggagatcctggtatttaggttggtctggtactcgacgaggacgtcgagtccTAAGGGGGGATGATTGTAACAGCCCAAGGGAACAGTGTCGGGTCGGGTACTGTAGCAAGACGGGTTACTGTAGCTAGAGTACTGTAGCCGAATTGGGCCGGGCCTGATGGCGGTTACTGTAGCTCGAGCACTGTAGCACGTCGGGTACTGTAGCGTCGCGACACTGTTCACCCGCGGGAATTGTCCCATACTGAAAGTTGGTTGAGAGCCAGACCAATTTAAATACCGAGTCACGGGAAGCTaattaattccggatcgatcctttttgcgcgaagcgaggacgaaagcgcaagaggattaattagtaggtgtggtttactcaacttgaagagtagatcttagccgttatcccgggccgggtcgttacaccgggtgtctgcacagtaattaattgggtgtctgcacagtaattaattaggtgtctgcacagtaattgtgtaggtTTGATATGCATTATGTGCTTGAATTacgtaaaaaggatctttttgtatttatgaaaggttatatgtgtaattatgattttatgcaaggtcctttctgcagttgtgtGGAATAGGTTGagcaattatagcttttgtggagggtgtttttgcaaaattaggtgcatttattgcatggcagccatttttgcttttgagtctagagttgaagtgaaattgctttgaaaaagacaaatttcctagaattcaaaatctcttcaatgatattaattttagctcttgaatctttggtcaaataaatttttgcacaacatcaaagttgtagatcttgaaaagttgaacaactttcatgttgggcactttttcatttgagctttagtttaaaagttattgcttggttacagagaggtccctggaatttttggtaatTACAAATTGGCCCTTATCCCCTTTCTCCCACCCCTGCtctgttctcgccgccgcccaccgacggCACCGACGCCGGCGCAGTGGAGAGGCTTCCCGGCCGCCTTTTTCCGTCGCGCTGtcgcccacgcgtcgccccaGAGCCTCCTCCGTCGCTCCTTGGCTTCGCGCTAGCCCTTTCCctcccgtgccacgcgcccagaacctcctcgtggccgccaccgcgacgccgccgtggcgagctcgccgcAGAGCCCCAGGACCCCTTCcagcgcgcgcacgagcacctcaAAGACCCCAGCGACCTATtcctctccttcttttgctctctcctcgctcccacgctatagaacgccgccgccgctccaccccgtACTCCGGCAAGcttgacgccgccgtggagccgcctcaccgccgctcctccgcccgctctgacCCCTTAGCTAGCACCGCCTCGCCCCCGCGCAGCTCACCCACCCTTTCTTCCCGCCAAtccctcaccggagcgccgcctccgccgttctcctccgccgccgaccgcctgctcgcgtcgcgccgccaccacagGCCACCCCGACCTCGATTTCGGGCATCTACCGGTGCGCCGTGGTCCTCTGTAGCTCCCACGCCttgttcccctcgccgccggcgctcgccgtcgccggtaaaggccggtcaaaccccgcctccTCTCTCTGACCAAGGCCAAGGACCACGTGTTAGAATTTggaaaagcccagggggctgtctgcaaaccccaagactcatgtgaatagtgcacTAAGGACTTGTTGGTATTAGtttgctgtgaactttgaaattctagatcaattcgtagaaaattcataaaatagaaaatattgatgttttggaatcctcttgaagagctctatgcagtagaatcataatatattaggctttagttgcaagtttttgctgtataaatggttttgtgtcactaggtaaataaatactagatgtttagtctttttcttatctaatgattgaaagctggtcttgctctgaaattttggtggtagtttactcttgttacactagctttgctgtaaaaatttcatgatcagttctcttgtgtagctatttctttgatttaatctttgtttagtacactttatttattataaatagtttctgttcttgttaaatcctgaaaatattcctgagtgttcatctggaatatcttaacttgtccaggaagtttgagcatcatttaatggctagatcaggagctaaaaataaatctttctaatctgttgtctgttttgtttattttctcataattatttatgtgtagataaaatcatgaaaaattcacagtagctaatgttgcctttatggtgatggtttacgcacttgagccgggataatttaggcggttgaactctgaactactttcaatttgaacttcaagaaCCTTTccgagatttcgaacttggtttgtaataattaaaactctgtaatgtaatgtatttgtgaaatgtcatactctctggactcaccttcatgtgggttacatgtaagctttgggttcgatcgacgctcaggtggattcttcgggactttacccgacagccatgccgaattactccgtttgaagtgcgtgttggccgggattacctttagggtgatggttagcgcacttgagccggattaatttgggcggtgctgccACACTCACCGTCCCTCAGCTATagtgggattagcagaagagcattgggcccgtggggtcctgcttctgcgatgtccctcagcctgaaggggcgttgagacgcctgaccatggcgtcgacgtcaggtttggtggccgttctTCACTTCGTCCCTCTTGGCGACAATGTCGCTCTCGGGGAGGTGGCgtagagggtgctgtccgccagcttcccccccccccccccccgcaaagTCTTCAGTGGAGGAgaagctagaagaaagcttgtgaGAAGGGCATCCCGCCGGACCCGTGCGGTCTAAGGGCTGCTCTTTGCATTCCCGAGCAGCCTGGCCGTAATGTCGGCCAaggactcggtgctcttcatcggcgttcactcctccccaagacagggaaaattgccacgcaggtggcaatgcgtttgtacttttcgacggcttcgagCCGGTAACCCTTTATAATCTTTGTTTGCAAAGAGCAATAAAATCTCCTACTTCTTCGCGAAGAGGGTGACCAAGGGTGTAAAGGTGAGCatcagccctgcagaggcttAACCCTTAGAGAGTATGACTCGGGTACTGACCGTGGTGGTCTTGGTTTGCACGGCAGGGGCGCAACGATGCTCCAGGGAGCATTGTTAGAGGAGTCTGATCCATGTTCGAGGTTTGTCTTTGGAGAAGCAGTGAGGTGGCCACTCCGAGTTGCCTATTCAGATCATAGTCGTCTCGAGCACCGTGGTGCGGCCGCTGGGCATGTCGCCGTCGTGCTGCTGAAGGCGCTCGAGCAGGCCTGCAAAGGATTTTGAttctcgaatgtgtgaagtttcctccgtgggggcgcatTAGctcacccgcgggtgtagcccccgaggccttggaggagtgtttgcactcgtccaagggctataaatgtcgccctgcttggttgctttactgGGGAGGTTGCCCAGCTTCCTTTTCAGCCGCCATCGGcgttcctttcagccggcctcggcgttttTCGTGCTGGCGCAGCGACTCGGGGTCCTCTTGAACCATCTGGCGGGTGCGCGTTAAGAGTGGGGGTTTCGGCTAAATACGCGGAACTTCACAATCAACATTTGTCGATCcactcgagggtgcggcctgagccgcggtgtgcgaggagcccccgagccctggcctgtgtgaaggcgttcaggggaccctcgacttttattaTGACCATAGTCGTCCTtctgcagggaggaggggtgaagggcaccatgctacccatgcccgggccgcgagctatggctgcttcgatGAGCTATTATCGgatggttcaagtggacgtccgtgccctgttcgataagggtcggctcgtggtccatggacacgtcgcataaagcgctcgcaagggtttgctaggcggggctcggacccattcgatagggtccgagggttcgatgctctccctcgatgggatccccctgctaggcaccctcgactggccttgaacactgcgtaggatgtcttgAACTCtgtgttcgagggtagcttgtacggcacatccatgcagtccctgactctggtgatctggggcacctgtcgaaccctcaacgggccaggcttcgaacccttGATCAGCAAGGCCTCGAAATCGATTTCCTTCGACGGTAAGGAATCCCCGGGGGGAATATTCTGTAACGGTTCGCTAAACGGCATGGAGTCGCCAGTGGTGTGCGCCAGTCTCCCACTAGTCGTGGGCTATGTGGCCCAGTACGCGTAGCGCAGTGcagggcgcgccttttcaggtggTTGCCTCGGGTAGGCGAAGAGGCGTGGGCGGTGGCTGACGGATGGAATAGTGCTACAGTAGCACCGCACTCGCCGGTTACCGCGCCGTAATTATTGCCAAGTACGCGCGTGggggactccgcggtcgtggggcccagctaTCGTGACAgtaaaatctaccgcattcaatgcggtggattcgggctgcggcggcgaatcCGCCCGTCTTGATGGATAAAAGCAGGGAAAGGGGGATTGTTTGAGCTCACCTAGCCACTTTGCCTTCGTCTCctctgccttctccgcctcccctgcatcctgagcccagagccgagagcgagaggaggaagaaggagagagcgagagcgcaccttagcccTCGTAGAGCTTGCTTCGTCGTGTTCCCCGGCAGTTCGAAGTGATGTCAGATGTTCAGGAGCCGTTGTCGTGGGGGAGGTCCACCGCCACCACGGCGGtcttggagcagctggtcgccgacaggCTGCTGCCGGTGAACATCAACTCGGAGCGTCCGGCATGGATccccccgcggccggaggagaccgagtCGAGTCCCCCCAATGGCTACGTCGTGTGCCTCGtgcggctccacgagcggggattcggcgtccccgttgGTAGATTCATGTGAGCGATGTGCGACTACTACGGAGTGGagttgcacaacttcggccccaactccatctcgcaggcggcggtcttcgtcgccctcTGCGAGGGttacctggggatcgaggcgcactgggatctgtggatccatttgttccgcggcgagctctacatcgagaacgtgcggggccAGCCAAAGAGGTTCACACGTGCCGGCAGTCTGATGCTCCACTTGCGCCGGCAGTCTGATGCTCCATAACGCCGGGTGGACccgagggtggttttacctgcgcaaatttcggcaaccggctcccggcgttcaccaacaaggtgctccaggagaggccggagaagtgggactggggggtatcgcccccaccGCATCAGGCCAGGCTCGAGGTGCTCACCAATGCGTTGCGgcatctggcgaggaagggattgacggcggcggccgtcatctccAACTTTCATCGGCAGAGAGTGATTCCCCTCATGGAGAGGAGCCTGCCAATTTTCGACCTCACCCCCGAGGCCCCGTGCTCAGGCTCGAGGACGTTGTACGTGCTGCTCCCCCGTGATGTCGCTGCCCGGAGGGCAAAGAAtgtggtggcggagttccccgacaACCCAGACGATCTCTGGggaatcaagatgcgccccgagacgATGTACCTTTTTGTGGTGAGTTCAAGTTTCAATTCGTTGTCGATTTGTGCTACTCCTCTCCCCACTCCTTGATTCTAAATTGGTTGTGTTTGCAAGGGGTGAGCCGCAAGGGCTACAtctcgaagcccccggtcccggaggaacgcgaagtcaaccgcctgcacgGAGAGGCGATGAAGAAGCAGAAAGACACGgtggaggcggccgccgccaggaagaggaagaggaaggaaaagcacGAGAAGGCGTGCAAGATTGCACACGTGGAGGGAAAGCCGCGGCCCGCCATGCCCGAatccaccgaggaggaggactccTTGGACGCCGAGCTCAACTTCTCAGACGACGACGAGGCGACGACAGGTGCGGGTTCCCCGCCGGTCTATCAAGGGGCTGGCGACGGGGATGTGCCAGTGATGCTGGGTGAGGCGAGGCTCACATCAGGGTCGTTGGTGGATCCGCCCCTCACGAGGACAGAGCGGacgtcgcccacgccggcggcggcacgaagGTCGCCCACGCTGGCAGCGGGCAGGAGATCGTCCACACCTGTGACAGGGCAGAggtcgcccccgccggcgacgggTTGGACGACACCCGCGCCCGCGGtgtcgacgggcggcggcgggtccgcgGTAAGTGTGGAGACGCCCAGCTCCGGGGCCATCGCCAGGGATGCGGCCTAACTtgcgccgaccaaggccctcGAGATCGGGGCGTGCGCAACGCCGCACACAGCGCTGCAGCACCTGCCCGTAGTGGACatagtggcggaggccgcgaagctccaAGAAGCGATGGCCCGAGGGGCTCAGAAGGCCCAACAAGCTCGAGCGCCGGAGAGTGGGGGCGACGCTGGCCAGAGTGGCGTTGTAacagccgctcaggctgacgccgagggggaggtcggccggggcggcgcaaaTGATGCCACCCGGCCGGACGTCGAAATCGAGGATGGTCGGGGCGACGCAGATAGCACCGCCCAGCTGGTTGTAGGAGAAGAAGCTGGTGGGGGTGCGCAGGAGTGCCCCGCCAGCCAAAGAGAtgtggagaccctcgtccccgagccaccgagggctggggtcgagggtgtCACGAAGGAGGAGTCGGGGCCAAGGGCGCCGGCAATGGAGGAAACCTGCGTCCCGGAGCCAGCAAGGGCCAGGGACGAGGGTGCTgttgcagcggcgacggcgcagaCGGCGCCGAAAaacgtggtgccggtggtgcagctgccggagAGAATCGAGGAGTTCAGGGACTCGAGGGACATCAAtcctgctgctgcggccagcGCTGCCGTCCGGATTGCCGAGTTCGCATCGACCTCCGAGGAGGTACTTagcgcggggacgtccgaggggccccgtCATGGGGCGATTATCCAATCCGGGGTCCCCTTGTAATTTCTCCACAGCGAGCAGTAGGAGGAAGCCGTCTGGAAGGCGTAGTTCGAGGTCGGCTCCCAGACTCAGGAcctcctcgaccgcgccttggaGCTCCATAGAACGATGGATTTCCAGATCAGCAACGTAAGAGCCTTTCCCTAGAATTGCTCGTGTTTGGTTTTGTTTTCGTATACTTTAATCACGCTCTTCCACTTGTAGCGGCTGAGGGACATTTCGCGCaaaaagagcgccgagctgacccggctgtactcccaaatGTGCAGGCTTGGGCAGTACAACGCCGATTTGGTGCTCCGGAATATCGACTCCAACACCCAGTTGACCAGTCTAGGAGCGCGCCAGCGcatgctagaggaggagctggcgcggaccATCAGCGAGCGCGACGCCCAGAGGGCCACGGCGGAGCAAAAGGCCCAAGAAGCCGAGGCGTAGAGTGCCGAGCTGCGGCGAGCTAGGACGGCACTCaagcagaaggaggccgagctccagcgcaaggaggccgagctccaaggcaaggaggccgagctccagtgCGAGAAAGCGACCGTCGCTACGCTGACtgggaccctcgaggagaagaGCAAAGACCTCGAGGAGAAGGAAACGGCAGTGCGTAACGCCGAgaccgccctcaaggagaaggaggactcccTGTCCGCGCACCAGGACGCCGCACGGATCCAGCAGGAGGAGGCGCAAAGGTCAATCGCGGGTAAGTACTCGAGATTTCGCTGTTGTTTGATTCTAATTTATCgcagcttatcttggttcctcttatcagagctgaggcagaaagcggcggacgaggctgcggcgaaggaggctgtcaacaccgcgctcatgTCGGCGCAGGCTGAATACGCTGAACTGGAGCGGACCGCTGTGAGCGTGTGTTAGGAGTTCGAGGGGCACTAATCACGCCCTGATAGGGACACGTGCGTACTGATGATGATCCGTGTCACGCAACACGTGCTAGCTGGTGGGTAGATTGGATTCCAGCCGGCTAGTGACATACTATACTAGTGCTCACATGGCCGAGGAGATCGACGACGTGCTTCGTGATGAgcggctagctagctagccgtGTGACGCGCGCGCGACGCCGTCCCTTCTCCTGACCCTGACGGCGAGCCCATTCTTCATGTGCAGTATGATGGACAGCTTGGGCTCCACGACGTGCCCCGGCACGAGCTCGACGGCGAAGTTCCAcagcacggccgccgccgcggtcttCATCTGCGCGAACGCCATCTCCTTGCCCAGGCACGTCCGCGGCCCGGCgttgaaggagatgaacttgtaCGACGGCTCGTACCGCAGCCTCctcttcgtcgtcgtcgtccccgccgcctcgccgctggtGACGAGCCACCTCTCGGGCCGGAACTCGGCGCAGTCCTTGCCCCACACGCCCTCCATCCTGCCCATGGAGTAGCTGAACACCAGCACCTTGTCGCCCGCCTTCATCTCCTTCCCGCTCGGCAGCACGTCGTCGGCGACCACCGCCTTGTGCTCGAACGGGACCGACGGGTACAGCCTCAGGCACTCGCACAGGGCGGCGTGCAGGTACACCAGGTTGCCCAGCTCGCTCGCGTCGAAGCtcaccatgccgccgccgctggccgcgtCCTTCCGCGAGGCGGCGACGGGCGCGAGCTCGTCCAGTAGTTTCTGTTCGACGCGAGGGTTCTTGGAGATGAGGTAGAAGAACCACGACAGCGCCGCGCCCGTCGTGTCGCGGCCGGCGAGCAAGAGGTTCACCGTCGTGTCACGCAGGAACACGTCATCGTTGTCGCTCGAGTCATCCTCGTTGCAGATGAAGGACGACAGCAGGTCGGCCGAGTCGATGATGCCTTGCTCGAGCTTGTCGGCCCGGCGTTTCGCGACGGTgccggcgacgaagcggtcGATCGTCCTCCGAGCGGCGGCCATCTTCTTCTCCTGGCCCACCTCCAGCCTGCTCATCAGCTTCCAGCACGCCATGGGCGTGATGTGCCGGAGGAAAAGCGTCTCCAGCGCGTCGTCCATGGCGCGCGCGAAGGGAACCACGGGCAGGCCGATCGCCAGGCACCCAGGGTCGACGCCGAACACGAGGGTGCACGTCATGTCGAAGGTGAGCCTCAGGAACACGTCGTGCAGGTCGCACGGAGCTCCCTCgtcggcggcgtgggcgaggaAAGGCAGGAGGCTCCTCTCCACCTTGTCGCGGCTGCACCGCGCCGTGAAGGCCCGGAAGCGTGGGACGGCCATGAGCATCTGGGCCTTCACCCGCTGGCGGCGCCACGACTCCCCGTCGGCGTTGAagatgccgccgccgagcacgtCGAAGATCACGGCGAACTCGTCGCCCTTAGGGTAGTTGGCGAAGTTGGACGTGAAGATGTGGCGCACGTTGGAGGGGTCGCAGGTGATGAAGTAGCGCAAGCCGGTGAGCCCCCCGCGGGCTTCGAAGTTGTGGCTCGTGCCGGTGAGGATGCCGGTGGCCCAGTCGTGGAAGTGGTGGATGTTGGCGATCAGGCCGGGGAGATGCCCCACCATCGGCCATTCGGTCGGCTCCAGGGGGCTCGTTTTCTTGGATTGCAGGTGGTGGTAGTACAGGATGAGGAAGCAGAGGACAGGGAGCAGCTCTACGAACAGGAGCAACGGATCCATGCTTGGGCCCCTGGGGAGAGACGATGGATCGATTGGAGGTCGGGTCGTGGTGCAACAAGGCTATTTGTAGTAAGCGATGAGTTGTGAGGAAGGTGAGATGTCTGCTATCAAGTGACagtatcttttgtcttttgcTTCTTCCTGGGATCCAAATGGAGAATCCACCATCCAAATATGCTTTGAGATTGATGTGTAATCTTTTCTAGCGAACAGAACATTGGGCTTGTTGGTTAATTTgaacttcttctttttttgacgAACTTAATTTGAACTTCTATAAAATTGCATCAATCTCGAGGTATATTATTGTACGTCGTTCGCTTGTAATTGCAAGATCTACGTTCGACCCAATTGCAAAAGTCTGGAGCAGAGCAAGTCTTTTTTTTTatacatatttttctgattgCCATAGATAGATCTATGGAATTATGGATGGATGGAGTTTCACCAATACTCTCCATCTATTGTCAATCTCAGAAGAAAATATCTATAAGGAATGATTCCTGATGGTGTTTCTTTTACAAAAGCAGCTTTCACATATGGTCAGAAGAAACTGTAATCGAAGTACTAAATTATTGCATGATGTGTACTAAAAATGTAATAAACTTTTTCTTTATTTCACATGTATTCAAACTTATTCCTTGAAAGTGGCATTAACATTGATTGTTTTCCAAAAGGCATACACTTTTGACAATTCAATAAGATCCTAAGAAATGTTCGTCAACATTAAGATTTAGTATCAGCTAGTACCTCAAAGGCATTTACAAGGGTAAGGTATGTGTAACCATCATGGAAAGCTACTGCCTAGCTAGTGGACAAGTATGGAAAAGCGTGGCAACAAGAATCTTTTCATTAGGAAATTTGACCGACTATTATAAGCTAATAAGGATTTTTTTTACTTCATTTGCTGATTGATCGATGAAGTGTTAGAAGTACAAACtgttatttttaaataaaaaggCAGACAAGAAAGGTGACGGGTTTGGTATATTATACGGCACAGAAAACGTTGTTAGTGGCTCGTTCGTGAAGCTAATTCATGAAGAAAATGCATTCTGATCGAACCAGTGGATCAGAGCAAAGCACGTCAGCCGATCAAATGGTTTAAAGAAGGACCTACTAGGAGTACTTACTATCCCAGCCGTGAtataataattaaaatataaAGAGCGAAAGAGCAGAAG from Panicum virgatum strain AP13 chromosome 9K, P.virgatum_v5, whole genome shotgun sequence encodes:
- the LOC120647361 gene encoding noroxomaritidine synthase-like isoform X1, with the protein product MDPLLLFVELLPVLCFLILYYHHLQSKKTSPLEPTEWPMVGHLPGLIANIHHFHDWATGILTGTSHNFEARGGLTGLRYFITCDPSNVRHIFTSNFANYPKGDEFAVIFDVLGGGIFNADGESWRRQRVKAQMLMAVPRFRAFTARCSRDKVERSLLPFLAHAADEGAPCDLHDVFLRLTFDMTCTLVFGVDPGCLAIGLPVVPFARAMDDALETLFLRHITPMACWKLMSRLEVGQEKKMAAARRTIDRFVAGTVAKRRADKLEQGIIDSADLLSSFICNEDDSSDNDDVFLRDTTVNLLLAGRDTTGAALSWFFYLISKNPRVEQKLLDELAPVAASRKDAASGGGMVSFDASELGNLVYLHAALCECLRLYPSVPFEHKAVVADDVLPSGKEMKAGDKVLVFSYSMGRMEGVWGKDCAEFRPERWLVTSGEAAGTTTTKRRLRYEPSYKFISFNAGPRTCLGKEMAFAQMKTAAAAVLWNFAVELVPGHVVEPKLSIILHMKNGLAVRVRRRDGVARASHG
- the LOC120648271 gene encoding uncharacterized protein LOC120648271, with amino-acid sequence MARGAQKAQQARAPESGGDAGQSGVVTAAQADAEGEVGRGGANDATRPDVEIEDGRGDADSTAQLVVGEEAGGGAQECPASQRDVETLVPEPPRAGVEGVTKEESGPRAPAMEETCVPEPARARDEGAVAAATAQTAPKNVVPVVQLPERIEEFRDSRDINPAAAASAAVRIAEFASTSEERLRDISRKKSAELTRLYSQMCRLGQYNADLVLRNIDSNTQLTSLGARQRMLEEELARTISERDAQRATAEQKAQEAEA
- the LOC120647361 gene encoding noroxomaritidine synthase-like isoform X2 — translated: MDPLLLFVELLPVLCFLILYYHHLQSKKTSPLEPTEWPMVGHLPGLIANIHHFHDWATGILTGLRYFITCDPSNVRHIFTSNFANYPKGDEFAVIFDVLGGGIFNADGESWRRQRVKAQMLMAVPRFRAFTARCSRDKVERSLLPFLAHAADEGAPCDLHDVFLRLTFDMTCTLVFGVDPGCLAIGLPVVPFARAMDDALETLFLRHITPMACWKLMSRLEVGQEKKMAAARRTIDRFVAGTVAKRRADKLEQGIIDSADLLSSFICNEDDSSDNDDVFLRDTTVNLLLAGRDTTGAALSWFFYLISKNPRVEQKLLDELAPVAASRKDAASGGGMVSFDASELGNLVYLHAALCECLRLYPSVPFEHKAVVADDVLPSGKEMKAGDKVLVFSYSMGRMEGVWGKDCAEFRPERWLVTSGEAAGTTTTKRRLRYEPSYKFISFNAGPRTCLGKEMAFAQMKTAAAAVLWNFAVELVPGHVVEPKLSIILHMKNGLAVRVRRRDGVARASHG